In the Ranitomeya imitator isolate aRanImi1 chromosome 2, aRanImi1.pri, whole genome shotgun sequence genome, TGAATTCTTCTGTTGACTTCCTTCCTTGCCAAAATTTTGACCTACCTTCAATGTCCCGTGTAATGTTTCCGCCTCCCCCTGAAGGCTGTGCCAGAGTGTGTTGACTTCCTGCATCCTACTCCGGAGGACCCTGGGAAGCAACGTCTGCTGTGGGGTCTGTGTGAGTCTCCAGTATTGTCTGTTTAGAGACTCCAGGTCTAATAATTTCTCCCGTATTTCTGCCATTATAACCTAGGAGGAAGAGAATATAAGTTGTAAAATGTTTATTGGGTAAACTATGGACAACCAAATTTGGTGCTCATTACCTCGTACTTCCTTAACGCCAGCTTGGCTTCTTGGTGAAGTGTCATGTATGGGTTTTCTTGAGATGTAGCCACCTGAACAATCTGTAGCCAGTCCTCAAAACGAGAAAGCGAGTCTAGAAAGTGTTCACAAACTTGTCGGTCTTGACTCATGCTAGACAGAAGATGGGAATAGAAGATAAATGAAAGAAACCATTGAGATGGAAAATATTGAAATGCCCTCAATTATGGTATCCATCTTTGCCACCCATCACAGACATGCCTGGCACCCCCTTTCCATGACTCTGGAACAAGTCCTGCATAGATTCTCAATACTCATACCAAATAGGAAGGGACCACCCTTTGTCCACCGGTCACATTGCCTGTATGATATGGACATCCTTGACCATGGTGTCACTCACCGTACTTTATtttccagtgatgcattgcaaacgtCACATTCTTGGACTCGGTTCCCATCTTCAGATAACGGAAGATACTTGGGTGTTGTTCCAGAAGAGAAGGCATGAAGACACATATGGAGTATTTCGGGATGCTTTTCATGTGAATTGGTGGCTACATCATAGTATGTAGAGTTGGGACACACAGAGTCTTGAGCAGGAGGAGTGTTACAAGAAGGAAAATTCAATGCTTTACTATTGGCCGAAGAGTCAACAGAGTTGGGAAGAGAGCAGCCGCAAGTGGAGTCCGGAGACAAATGATCACTATAATGCCCATTGAGAGGTAGATGGTCAATGATTAGATCATCATTGTTGGAAATCACATCAATCTGAGAAAAAGTCGTAGACTGAAATCTTTGGATATGCCATGGAGTGAGAAGGTCAACATTCGTGTTGTTTTGGTCAATGGAAGTACATTTTCCACATGGGTGGGTTTTAGCGTTCACATGAAGGGAAGTAACACCATTGTTGAGAGTGATGATGATTGACTGATCTAAATAGTTCAGTGATTGCACAGGATGTGGCCTTTGTTGTGGATTAGAAAAAGGTGCTCCAGAATGATTAAGAGTCGAATGGTCAACACTAGAAGAAATGAGGTCCTCATTGTTGACTGGAGAAATTGGAAGATAAGAATGAAGATAAGGTGAAGAACTCTCAGGGTGGAAGTCAGTGGCCAATTCACAAGTGCAGATGCAGGGAATACCAGCAGTCGAAATAGAGGGGTCAGAAGAAGAATCATTAGACAGGGATTTGCTATGTTGTTCCTGAGTGATTTTGACATGTTGGTCAGCTGGCTGAAAGTTGAGTGTTGATGTAGGGGACCAACCATGTGCAGATACTATAGAGTTTTCAGATATAGATATAGGCAAGAAGTCAATGGGGTCTTCCATAGGGAGTATATCATAGCAAGAGGAAGACTCCAGAGGAGATATAAGGTAGTTGTTAGATCTAGATGTAGAAGATCCATTTATTTGAGGTATATTGGGACATTGAGGGTGTTCAGAAAGGGATTTACAGCTTTGAGGCGATAGAGAAGAATATGTCAGTTTTGACATGGATGTACAATGAGATAGACAGGAGCAGTTTTCAGGTGACATTGAGGAAAATGAGGCAGGTTGTGACGCAGAAGAACAATTCATAGAAGATAAGCCATTGAAAGGTAGCAATGGGTAATTCTCAATCTGGGATTCAGAACTGTAGGTCATCGTGGAGAAGCTGTGGTCCAGTATGGAAGAACGGTGATCAGGTGATCTGGAGGAACAAGCAGTTTGGGACCTAGAAGAAAAGTTCTCACAAGGTGTCAAGGAGAAATATTCAGTTTGGGAGGGAATGCTTGGTGGTGAGACAAAAGAAGCAAGTTCAGACGAAGAAGAACAATCCTGAGGAGCCATGGAAGAAGAGTTGGGGGATGCCGGAGAGGAGGAGTTAGATTTGATTACTAATGAGATATTCTCATGAGAAGAAACGGAAGTGTAACTTATTACAGGGAAAGAAGAGAGAACAGATAGATCTGAAGATGACGGGCAACCAGGGTGGGGGAAAGAGGGACAACTCTTCGAGATAATGTC is a window encoding:
- the LOC138661703 gene encoding uncharacterized protein isoform X1, with amino-acid sequence MREEDIISKSCPSFPHPGCPSSSDLSVLSSFPVISYTSVSSHENISLVIKSNSSSPASPNSSSMAPQDCSSSSELASFVSPPSIPSQTEYFSLTPCENFSSRSQTACSSRSPDHRSSILDHSFSTMTYSSESQIENYPLLPFNGLSSMNCSSASQPASFSSMSPENCSCLSHCTSMSKLTYSSLSPQSCKSLSEHPQCPNIPQINGSSTSRSNNYLISPLESSSCYDILPMEDPIDFLPISISENSIVSAHGWSPTSTLNFQPADQHVKITQEQHSKSLSNDSSSDPSISTAGIPCICTCELATDFHPESSSPYLHSYLPISPVNNEDLISSSVDHSTLNHSGAPFSNPQQRPHPVQSLNYLDQSIIITLNNGVTSLHVNAKTHPCGKCTSIDQNNTNVDLLTPWHIQRFQSTTFSQIDVISNNDDLIIDHLPLNGHYSDHLSPDSTCGCSLPNSVDSSANSKALNFPSCNTPPAQDSVCPNSTYYDVATNSHEKHPEILHMCLHAFSSGTTPKYLPLSEDGNRVQECDVCNASLENKVRMSQDRQVCEHFLDSLSRFEDWLQIVQVATSQENPYMTLHQEAKLALRKYEVIMAEIREKLLDLESLNRQYWRLTQTPQQTLLPRVLRSRMQEVNTLWHSLQGEAETLHGTLKTKVQQREDFEIDQDEMKLCLTEMDLELSNVEYIYGGNSTEKIQQLKAFQEDVWNNMKRVEGLLERGDQLIDNSDPLDAADLEVEMTELGSYCQQIYIRLSRLQKRLVSTKLVFEDDILDGAIEHLSSGSSDVFLDLDIEDGDLFSPVNVPVTSSALPVDLEWDPLGDVGRSSSHDGQESFYTATSAPWKLPQRSEGSRSSLSSYSGITHSNMRRQEAKETLEDIGNDHPSLWDTCHFEWSQEQIHGQVQIENASARHSSLLPLETGTGHDVIPCSVSSPGDQPDTGGRMDNPFASLGFSRKNPDPEIPLTSHAEVIDSQLQTNCSGQRRRQRKKKRVTCNPDTKGTLKPTKLDVSILMENGDDLSHLDLHKTSYRPSCSLSFWIKRLAFASVLILILVTSLLFPWGHQTCPSKRFTWSLMLSYVNGPPPT
- the LOC138661703 gene encoding uncharacterized protein isoform X2 — translated: MREEDIISKSCPSFPHPGCPSSSDLSVLSSFPVISYTSVSSHENISLVIKSNSSSPASPNSSSMAPQDCSSSSELASFVSPPSIPSQTEYFSLTPCENFSSRSQTACSSRSPDHRSSILDHSFSTMTYSSESQIENYPLLPFNGLSSMNCSSASQPASFSSMSPENCSCLSHCTSMSKLTYSSLSPQSCKSLSEHPQCPNIPQINGSSTSRSNNYLISPLESSSCYDILPMEDPIDFLPISISENSIVSAHGWSPTSTLNFQPADQHVKITQEQHSKSLSNDSSSDPSISTAGIPCICTCELATDFHPESSSPYLHSYLPISPVNNEDLISSSVDHSTLNHSGAPFSNPQQRPHPVQSLNYLDQSIIITLNNGVTSLHVNAKTHPCGKCTSIDQNNTNVDLLTPWHIQRFQSTTFSQIDVISNNDDLIIDHLPLNGHYSDHLSPDSTCGCSLPNSVDSSANSKALNFPSCNTPPAQDSVCPNSTYYDVATNSHEKHPEILHMCLHAFSSGTTPKYLPLSEDGNRVQECDVCNASLENKVRMSQDRQVCEHFLDSLSRFEDWLQIVQVATSQENPYMTLHQEAKLALRKYEVIMAEIREKLLDLESLNRQYWRLTQTPQQTLLPRVLRSRMQEVNTLWHSLQGEAETLHGTLKTKVQQREDFEIDQDEMKLCLTEMDLELSNVEYIYGGNSTEKIQQLKAFQEDVWNNMKRVEGLLERGDQLIDNSDPLDAADLEVEMTELGSYCQQIYIRLSRLQKRLVSTKLVFEDDILDGAIEHLSSGSSDVFLDLDIEDGDLFSPVNVPVTSSALPVDLEWDPLGDVGRSSSHDGQESFYTATSAPWKLPQRSEGSRSSLSSYSGITHSNMRRQEAKETLEDIGNDHPSLWDTCHFEWSQEQIHGQVQIENASARHSSLLPLETGTGHDVIPCSDPAGQ